A genomic segment from Spongiibacter sp. IMCC21906 encodes:
- the dusB gene encoding tRNA dihydrouridine synthase DusB, whose amino-acid sequence MIKIGPHNLQSRAVLAPMAGTTDLPFRKLCRGYGAGLAVAEMLISDRQLWHTRKSYLRLAQAEGDINAVQIAGADPEMMADAAQGCEALGADIIDINMGCPAKKVCKKAAGSALLKEPELVKQILDAVVSAVSVPVTLKIRTGWSPEHRNGVEIAKLAEDCGIASLAVHGRTRACRFKGEAEYDTIAAIKQAISIPVFANGDIDSAEKAEYILQRTGADGVMIGRGAQGRPWLFREINERLSGSTSKTPLSGTEIKQTMLTHISDLHQFYGEFQGLRIARKHVAWYLQNLGNDADFRRLFNGIDSASGQLDAVHDFFEQHAQILQEAAA is encoded by the coding sequence ATGATCAAAATTGGTCCTCACAACTTGCAGTCCCGGGCCGTTTTGGCGCCGATGGCCGGCACCACTGACCTGCCCTTCCGCAAGCTCTGCCGGGGCTATGGTGCAGGATTGGCGGTGGCAGAAATGCTGATTAGTGACCGCCAGCTCTGGCATACCCGCAAAAGTTATCTGCGGTTAGCCCAAGCGGAGGGCGACATCAATGCAGTGCAAATTGCTGGTGCCGACCCAGAGATGATGGCCGATGCCGCTCAGGGCTGTGAAGCACTGGGGGCAGATATCATTGATATCAATATGGGCTGCCCGGCCAAAAAAGTGTGCAAAAAAGCTGCAGGCTCGGCCTTGCTTAAAGAGCCCGAACTGGTGAAACAGATTCTGGACGCCGTGGTTTCTGCGGTGTCCGTTCCGGTCACCCTAAAAATTCGCACTGGCTGGTCACCCGAGCACCGTAACGGTGTAGAAATTGCAAAGCTAGCTGAGGATTGTGGCATCGCTTCATTGGCTGTTCATGGCCGTACCCGCGCCTGTCGTTTTAAAGGTGAAGCCGAGTACGACACCATTGCCGCCATTAAACAGGCCATCTCCATCCCGGTATTTGCCAACGGGGATATTGATTCAGCCGAAAAAGCCGAATACATATTGCAGCGCACTGGCGCAGATGGGGTGATGATCGGTCGAGGTGCCCAAGGCCGCCCTTGGTTGTTCAGAGAGATTAATGAACGACTCAGCGGCAGCACCAGCAAAACGCCACTTAGCGGTACAGAAATAAAACAAACCATGCTGACTCACATCAGCGATTTACACCAGTTTTACGGTGAATTTCAGGGACTGCGGATCGCACGCAAGCATGTCGCGTGGTATTTGCAAAACCTAGGCAACGACGCTGACTTTCGACGCCTGTTTAACGGCATCGACTCAGCCAGCGGACAACTAGATGCTGTGCATGATTTTTTTGAACAGCACGCCCAAATCTTACAGGAAGCTGCAGCATGA
- the fis gene encoding DNA-binding transcriptional regulator Fis — translation MNLHAIDAEVIGASPEPSNADIAKAKTLRDSVAIALNAYLSSLDGQDVCDVYNMVLSEVEAPLLEEVMKYTRNNQTRASQLLGLNRGTLRKKLKQYDLL, via the coding sequence ATGAACTTACACGCCATTGATGCCGAGGTTATCGGCGCCAGCCCAGAACCCAGCAACGCTGATATCGCCAAGGCAAAAACACTGCGCGACAGTGTTGCCATTGCCTTAAATGCCTACCTGTCCAGCTTGGACGGTCAAGATGTTTGTGATGTTTACAACATGGTGCTCAGTGAAGTGGAAGCCCCACTTTTAGAAGAGGTGATGAAATACACCCGCAACAACCAGACCCGCGCCTCTCAGCTGCTGGGACTGAATCGCGGTACGTTGCGCAAAAAACTCAAGCAATACGATTTGCTATAA